The nucleotide sequence TGATTGCCCTAAGTGTGGAATGTATATGGAGAAGATCGATGCCGGCGCCGGGCATGAGGGACACCAGATGTCGGGTGACGAGGGCAACGTTCCGGGGTTAGTCTCGGTTACGATAGAGCCGAAGAGACTTCATCTGATAGGAATCAAGACCGCCAATGCGGAACGGACAAGTCTGGGTGGCGGACTGAAACTGGTCGGATATGTTGCGCCGGATGAAACCAGGCTGGCGCGAATAAACGTCCGCGCCGGCGGCTGGGTGCAGCAATTATATGTCAATCAGGAAGGGCAGTTTGTCAAAGAGGGGGAGATTCTTCTTACGATATACAGCCAGGACCTCTTTTCAGCCGGGCAGGATTATATTGCCTCACGGGAGATGGTGAATAAAGCGGGAAATGATACATCACTGGCGCGGATTCGCCGGCAGGTTATGAATGCCGCCCGCGACCGGCTGCGGTTATTGGGATTATCCGATGATGAGATAGGACAGATTGAGAAGTCGTCATCACCGCTGTCCGAGATAGCGCTTCGCTCGCCCTTTTCCGGATATGTGATGGAGAAAAATGTAGTACAGGGGGCATATGTTTCACCTGAGCAAACCTTGCTGACAATTGCCGACCTGAGCCGAATCTGGGTAATAGCGGATGTTTTCGAGAGCGATTTTTCGCGGATTCGGGTGGGACAGAAAGGGAGATTGCAGCTGGCGGCATATCCGGATAAAGAGTTTGCGGGCCGGATTAGTTTCATATATCCCTCGGTTTCGTCCACGACACGGACTCTGAAAGTGCGGATGGAGTTTGAGAATTCAGGGATGACACTTAAACCCGGTATGTATGGTGATGTTCAATTGTCCGATGGCGCCAGTATGGCGCTGACCGTTCCGGCCGATGCCGTTATCGACGCCGGCGAGATGCAGTATTCCTTTGTGGTTCACAATCAAACACACTTCGAACCGCGGATGCTCAAAG is from Candidatus Zixiibacteriota bacterium and encodes:
- a CDS encoding efflux RND transporter periplasmic adaptor subunit, which produces MADKEHYDIFEEEPLPEGEETAPPYTHTMAIVRWGILGALSVFAVVMLLGFLGLSPWAGSEAKAAQYHCPMHPTYISNQPGDCPICGMSLVPINAEGKEIAEEHKGETSAAVGDSAAVFKAKPGQYYCWMDPEVVSDTPGKCPVCGMNLEIMPDTPPQFTCPMHPEVISNAPGDCPKCGMYMEKIDAGAGHEGHQMSGDEGNVPGLVSVTIEPKRLHLIGIKTANAERTSLGGGLKLVGYVAPDETRLARINVRAGGWVQQLYVNQEGQFVKEGEILLTIYSQDLFSAGQDYIASREMVNKAGNDTSLARIRRQVMNAARDRLRLLGLSDDEIGQIEKSSSPLSEIALRSPFSGYVMEKNVVQGAYVSPEQTLLTIADLSRIWVIADVFESDFSRIRVGQKGRLQLAAYPDKEFAGRISFIYPSVSSTTRTLKVRMEFENSGMTLKPGMYGDVQLSDGASMALTVPADAVIDAGEMQYSFVVHNQTHFEPRMLKVGRRSDDRVEILEGLHEGEEVVTSANFLIDSESRLQAAISGMGAAQAGGHEGHGK